Proteins co-encoded in one Leptidea sinapis chromosome 16, ilLepSina1.1, whole genome shotgun sequence genomic window:
- the LOC126968700 gene encoding peptidyl-alpha-hydroxyglycine alpha-amidating lyase 1-like isoform X1, with protein MFNKFIILLCLFSVITAQRYPGININNYFSRNYFDDQQYTKINAGIEKLEHSPQWVKDWPDASVKLGQVSGVAIDPSGHILVFHRASNVWDASTFSITNVYQGIGEAAIAHPTVMVFNETGELVDMWGENLFFIPHGITVDGSGNVWLTDVALHQVFKFTPDQRKVPALTLGEKFVPGEDETHFCKPSAVAVHSSGDFFVADGYCNTRIIKYSADGNRILQWGRRFGSTPFTLNVPHALTLAEEHAALCVADRERGRVACFRSDNGSYVHSYSHWLIGPRLFSVAYSPIHGGRLYVVNGPSNSGVPVRGYVIEYTSGRLIQTFAAGESLSNPHDIAVSPGGDVYVAELNPYRVYKFVDDALRNESFKQEPTNSSHAKPTATVEVSGVGVGVGEGNVWDGWSGAAGGALGAAGAALVALAAMALLNARNRGRKSLTRRRWEYGHGEFKLRRLLERRRFTRVHSDDSDEEPAPMLPPQPSATA; from the exons atgtttaataaatttattattttactatgtttaTTCAGTGTTATAACCGCGCAAAGG tatccaggtataaatataaataattacttttcaaGAAACTATTTCGATGACCAACAGTATACTAAAATCAATGCTGGTATTGAAAAACTGGAACACT CCCCACAATGGGTGAAAGACTGGCCGGATGCCTCTGTGAAGCTTGGACAGGTGTCTGGAGTAGCTATTGATCCATCAGGCCATATTCTTGTGTTTCATAGAGCATCAAATGTATGGGATGCTAGTACATTTTCAATTACCAATGTGTATCAAGGTATTGGTGAAGCGGCTATTGCCCACCCAACGGTGATGGTGTTTAATGAAACAGGAGAACTGGTCGATATGTGGGGAGAGAATCT GTTCTTTATACCTCACGGCATAACAGTGGATGGTTCGGGAAATGTTTGGCTGACAGATGTCGCCCTGCACCAGGTGTTCAAATTTACACCGGATCAGAGAAAGGTTCCTGCCCTTACTCTTGGGGAAAA ATTTGTGCCGGGCGAAGACGAGACCCACTTCTGCAAGCCTAGCGCTGTGGCCGTCCACTCTTCGGGCGACTTCTTCGTGGCAGACGGCTACTGCAACACCAGGATCATCAAGTACTCCGCGGACGGTAACAGGATACTGCAGTGGGGGAGGC GTTTCGGGTCGACTCCATTCACATTGAACGTGCCTCACGCGCTTACGCTCGCGGAGGAACACGCAGCCCTGTGTGTAGCAGACCGCGAGCGAGGCCGGGTTGCGTGCTTCCGCTCCGATAACGGCTCGTACGTACATTCGTACTCGCACTGGCTCATCGGACCACGACTCTTCAGCGTCGCCTACTCGCCCATACACG GTGGTAGGCTGTACGTGGTTAACGGGCCTTCCAACAGCGGGGTTCCGGTCCGCGGATACGTCATAGAGTACACGTCGGGGCGCCTCATTCAGACCTTCGCTGCGGGCGAGTCGTTGTCCAACCCGCACGACATCGCGGTGAGCCCCGGCGGCGACGTATACGTGGCCGAACTCAATCCCTACCGCGTCTACAAGTTCGTCGACGATGCGCTACGGAACGAGAGCTTTAAGCAAGAACCCACCAACTCCAGCCATGCCAAACCTACCGCTACTGTTG AAGTGAGCGGAGTAGGTGTGGGCGTAGGCGAGGGAAACGTATGGGACGGGTGGTCGGGAGCCGCGGGGGGCGCCTTGGGGGCTGCGGGCGCCGCCCTCGTGGCACTCGCGGCCATGGCGCTGCTCAACGCTCGCAACAGAG GTCGCAAGAGCCTCACGCGGCGCCGCTGGGAGTACGGCCACGGGGAGTTCAAACTACGGAGACTGCTGGAGCGTCGGAGATTCACGCGGGTGCACTCCGATGACTCTGATGAAGAGCCGGCGCCCATGCTGCCCCCACAACCCTCCGCTACAGCTTGA
- the LOC126968700 gene encoding peptidyl-alpha-hydroxyglycine alpha-amidating lyase 1-like isoform X3: MFNKFIILLCLFSVITAQRYPGININNYFSRNYFDDQQYTKINAGIEKLEHSPQWVKDWPDASVKLGQVSGVAIDPSGHILVFHRASNVWDASTFSITNVYQGIGEAAIAHPTVMVFNETGELVDMWGENLFFIPHGITVDGSGNVWLTDVALHQVFKFTPDQRKVPALTLGEKFVPGEDETHFCKPSAVAVHSSGDFFVADGYCNTRIIKYSADGNRILQWGRRFGSTPFTLNVPHALTLAEEHAALCVADRERGRVACFRSDNGSYVHSYSHWLIGPRLFSVAYSPIHGGRLYVVNGPSNSGVPVRGYVIEYTSGRLIQTFAAGESLSNPHDIAVSPGGDVYVAELNPYRVYKFVDDALRNESFKQEPTNSSHAKPTATVGRKSLTRRRWEYGHGEFKLRRLLERRRFTRVHSDDSDEEPAPMLPPQPSATA, encoded by the exons atgtttaataaatttattattttactatgtttaTTCAGTGTTATAACCGCGCAAAGG tatccaggtataaatataaataattacttttcaaGAAACTATTTCGATGACCAACAGTATACTAAAATCAATGCTGGTATTGAAAAACTGGAACACT CCCCACAATGGGTGAAAGACTGGCCGGATGCCTCTGTGAAGCTTGGACAGGTGTCTGGAGTAGCTATTGATCCATCAGGCCATATTCTTGTGTTTCATAGAGCATCAAATGTATGGGATGCTAGTACATTTTCAATTACCAATGTGTATCAAGGTATTGGTGAAGCGGCTATTGCCCACCCAACGGTGATGGTGTTTAATGAAACAGGAGAACTGGTCGATATGTGGGGAGAGAATCT GTTCTTTATACCTCACGGCATAACAGTGGATGGTTCGGGAAATGTTTGGCTGACAGATGTCGCCCTGCACCAGGTGTTCAAATTTACACCGGATCAGAGAAAGGTTCCTGCCCTTACTCTTGGGGAAAA ATTTGTGCCGGGCGAAGACGAGACCCACTTCTGCAAGCCTAGCGCTGTGGCCGTCCACTCTTCGGGCGACTTCTTCGTGGCAGACGGCTACTGCAACACCAGGATCATCAAGTACTCCGCGGACGGTAACAGGATACTGCAGTGGGGGAGGC GTTTCGGGTCGACTCCATTCACATTGAACGTGCCTCACGCGCTTACGCTCGCGGAGGAACACGCAGCCCTGTGTGTAGCAGACCGCGAGCGAGGCCGGGTTGCGTGCTTCCGCTCCGATAACGGCTCGTACGTACATTCGTACTCGCACTGGCTCATCGGACCACGACTCTTCAGCGTCGCCTACTCGCCCATACACG GTGGTAGGCTGTACGTGGTTAACGGGCCTTCCAACAGCGGGGTTCCGGTCCGCGGATACGTCATAGAGTACACGTCGGGGCGCCTCATTCAGACCTTCGCTGCGGGCGAGTCGTTGTCCAACCCGCACGACATCGCGGTGAGCCCCGGCGGCGACGTATACGTGGCCGAACTCAATCCCTACCGCGTCTACAAGTTCGTCGACGATGCGCTACGGAACGAGAGCTTTAAGCAAGAACCCACCAACTCCAGCCATGCCAAACCTACCGCTACTGTTG GTCGCAAGAGCCTCACGCGGCGCCGCTGGGAGTACGGCCACGGGGAGTTCAAACTACGGAGACTGCTGGAGCGTCGGAGATTCACGCGGGTGCACTCCGATGACTCTGATGAAGAGCCGGCGCCCATGCTGCCCCCACAACCCTCCGCTACAGCTTGA
- the LOC126968700 gene encoding peptidyl-alpha-hydroxyglycine alpha-amidating lyase 1-like isoform X2, which produces MFNKFIILLCLFSVITAQRYPGININNYFSRNYFDDQQYTKINAGIEKLEHSPQWVKDWPDASVKLGQVSGVAIDPSGHILVFHRASNVWDASTFSITNVYQGIGEAAIAHPTVMVFNETGELVDMWGENLFFIPHGITVDGSGNVWLTDVALHQVFKFTPDQRKVPALTLGEKFVPGEDETHFCKPSAVAVHSSGDFFVADGYCNTRIIKYSADGNRILQWGRRFGSTPFTLNVPHALTLAEEHAALCVADRERGRVACFRSDNGSYVHSYSHWLIGPRLFSVAYSPIHGGRLYVVNGPSNSGVPVRGYVIEYTSGRLIQTFAAGESLSNPHDIAVSPGGDVYVAELNPYRVYKFVDDALRNESFKQEPTNSSHAKPTATVEVSGVGVGVGEGNVWDGWSGAAGGALGAAGAALVALAAMALLNARNRGKRAADTQPLCDDVD; this is translated from the exons atgtttaataaatttattattttactatgtttaTTCAGTGTTATAACCGCGCAAAGG tatccaggtataaatataaataattacttttcaaGAAACTATTTCGATGACCAACAGTATACTAAAATCAATGCTGGTATTGAAAAACTGGAACACT CCCCACAATGGGTGAAAGACTGGCCGGATGCCTCTGTGAAGCTTGGACAGGTGTCTGGAGTAGCTATTGATCCATCAGGCCATATTCTTGTGTTTCATAGAGCATCAAATGTATGGGATGCTAGTACATTTTCAATTACCAATGTGTATCAAGGTATTGGTGAAGCGGCTATTGCCCACCCAACGGTGATGGTGTTTAATGAAACAGGAGAACTGGTCGATATGTGGGGAGAGAATCT GTTCTTTATACCTCACGGCATAACAGTGGATGGTTCGGGAAATGTTTGGCTGACAGATGTCGCCCTGCACCAGGTGTTCAAATTTACACCGGATCAGAGAAAGGTTCCTGCCCTTACTCTTGGGGAAAA ATTTGTGCCGGGCGAAGACGAGACCCACTTCTGCAAGCCTAGCGCTGTGGCCGTCCACTCTTCGGGCGACTTCTTCGTGGCAGACGGCTACTGCAACACCAGGATCATCAAGTACTCCGCGGACGGTAACAGGATACTGCAGTGGGGGAGGC GTTTCGGGTCGACTCCATTCACATTGAACGTGCCTCACGCGCTTACGCTCGCGGAGGAACACGCAGCCCTGTGTGTAGCAGACCGCGAGCGAGGCCGGGTTGCGTGCTTCCGCTCCGATAACGGCTCGTACGTACATTCGTACTCGCACTGGCTCATCGGACCACGACTCTTCAGCGTCGCCTACTCGCCCATACACG GTGGTAGGCTGTACGTGGTTAACGGGCCTTCCAACAGCGGGGTTCCGGTCCGCGGATACGTCATAGAGTACACGTCGGGGCGCCTCATTCAGACCTTCGCTGCGGGCGAGTCGTTGTCCAACCCGCACGACATCGCGGTGAGCCCCGGCGGCGACGTATACGTGGCCGAACTCAATCCCTACCGCGTCTACAAGTTCGTCGACGATGCGCTACGGAACGAGAGCTTTAAGCAAGAACCCACCAACTCCAGCCATGCCAAACCTACCGCTACTGTTG AAGTGAGCGGAGTAGGTGTGGGCGTAGGCGAGGGAAACGTATGGGACGGGTGGTCGGGAGCCGCGGGGGGCGCCTTGGGGGCTGCGGGCGCCGCCCTCGTGGCACTCGCGGCCATGGCGCTGCTCAACGCTCGCAACAGAGGTAAGCGCGCCGCAGACACGCAGCCGCTCTGCGACGACGTCGACTGA
- the LOC126968700 gene encoding peptidyl-alpha-hydroxyglycine alpha-amidating lyase 1-like isoform X4, with protein MFNKFIILLCLFSVITAQRYPGININNYFSRNYFDDQQYTKINAGIEKLEHSPQWVKDWPDASVKLGQVSGVAIDPSGHILVFHRASNVWDASTFSITNVYQGIGEAAIAHPTVMVFNETGELVDMWGENLFFIPHGITVDGSGNVWLTDVALHQVFKFTPDQRKVPALTLGEKFVPGEDETHFCKPSAVAVHSSGDFFVADGYCNTRIIKYSADGNRILQWGRRFGSTPFTLNVPHALTLAEEHAALCVADRERGRVACFRSDNGSYVHSYSHWLIGPRLFSVAYSPIHGGRLYVVNGPSNSGVPVRGYVIEYTSGRLIQTFAAGESLSNPHDIAVSPGGDVYVAELNPYRVYKFVDDALRNESFKQEPTNSSHAKPTATVGRSRS; from the exons atgtttaataaatttattattttactatgtttaTTCAGTGTTATAACCGCGCAAAGG tatccaggtataaatataaataattacttttcaaGAAACTATTTCGATGACCAACAGTATACTAAAATCAATGCTGGTATTGAAAAACTGGAACACT CCCCACAATGGGTGAAAGACTGGCCGGATGCCTCTGTGAAGCTTGGACAGGTGTCTGGAGTAGCTATTGATCCATCAGGCCATATTCTTGTGTTTCATAGAGCATCAAATGTATGGGATGCTAGTACATTTTCAATTACCAATGTGTATCAAGGTATTGGTGAAGCGGCTATTGCCCACCCAACGGTGATGGTGTTTAATGAAACAGGAGAACTGGTCGATATGTGGGGAGAGAATCT GTTCTTTATACCTCACGGCATAACAGTGGATGGTTCGGGAAATGTTTGGCTGACAGATGTCGCCCTGCACCAGGTGTTCAAATTTACACCGGATCAGAGAAAGGTTCCTGCCCTTACTCTTGGGGAAAA ATTTGTGCCGGGCGAAGACGAGACCCACTTCTGCAAGCCTAGCGCTGTGGCCGTCCACTCTTCGGGCGACTTCTTCGTGGCAGACGGCTACTGCAACACCAGGATCATCAAGTACTCCGCGGACGGTAACAGGATACTGCAGTGGGGGAGGC GTTTCGGGTCGACTCCATTCACATTGAACGTGCCTCACGCGCTTACGCTCGCGGAGGAACACGCAGCCCTGTGTGTAGCAGACCGCGAGCGAGGCCGGGTTGCGTGCTTCCGCTCCGATAACGGCTCGTACGTACATTCGTACTCGCACTGGCTCATCGGACCACGACTCTTCAGCGTCGCCTACTCGCCCATACACG GTGGTAGGCTGTACGTGGTTAACGGGCCTTCCAACAGCGGGGTTCCGGTCCGCGGATACGTCATAGAGTACACGTCGGGGCGCCTCATTCAGACCTTCGCTGCGGGCGAGTCGTTGTCCAACCCGCACGACATCGCGGTGAGCCCCGGCGGCGACGTATACGTGGCCGAACTCAATCCCTACCGCGTCTACAAGTTCGTCGACGATGCGCTACGGAACGAGAGCTTTAAGCAAGAACCCACCAACTCCAGCCATGCCAAACCTACCGCTACTGTTG GTAGAAGTCGAAGTTAG